From Carya illinoinensis cultivar Pawnee chromosome 5, C.illinoinensisPawnee_v1, whole genome shotgun sequence, one genomic window encodes:
- the LOC122309992 gene encoding monooxygenase 2-like isoform X1, giving the protein MGGVEDIVIVGAGIAGLTTSLGLHRLGIRSLVLESSDSLRTTGFAFTTWANAWKALDAVGLASSLRQHHQRILGNVTTSTISGLQTSKTSFEVKGKQLNAVHVVCSAEHEVRCVQRKLLLEALAEELPSGTIRYSSKVVSLEESGSVMLVHLADGTILRTKNKLKICEWKVLIGCDGVNSVVAKWLHFKKPAFAGRSAIRGFADFKRNHGFENKFIQFFGEGFRYGFLPCDDSKVYWFFTWTPSSQDKEIEDNPARMKQFVLGKLEKVPDEIRNVIENTELDGMTSSAIRYRHPWELLWGNVSKGNVCVAGDALHPMTPDIGQGGCSALEDGVVLARCLGQALLKKPSEDKREDKMEREGDHDEYTRIESGLKKYAKERKWRSINLITTAYIVGYIQGGGGKAISFLRDKILARFLAGFMLKMADFDCGKLI; this is encoded by the exons atggggGGAGTGGAAGACATAGTGATTGTGGGAGCTGGAATTGCTGGTCTTACAACATCCTTGGGACTTCATAG GCTGGGCATTCGAAGCCTTGTATTGGAATCCTCGGATAGTTTGAGGACCACAGGATTTGCCTTTACAACATGGGCAAATGCTTGGAAGGCCCTAGATGCTGTTGGCCTTGCCTCCTCTCTTCGACAACATCATCAACGGATTCTTGG AAATGTGACTACCTCTACAATTTCAGGGCTTCAAACCTCGAAGACTTCATTTGAAGTCAAAGGAAAACA GTTAAATGCTGTACATGTGGTTTGCAGTGCAGAACACGAAGTTCGTTGTGTTCAAAGGAAGTTGTTGTTGGAAGCCCTTGCAGAGGAACTCCCAAGTGGGACGATAAGGTACTCTTCCAAGGTGGTTTCTCTAGAGGAATCAGGCTCCGTGATGCTTGTGCATCTTGCCGATGGGACCATTCTCAGAACTAAG AATAAACTTAAAATTTGTGAATGGAAGGTTTTAATCGGGTGTGATGGAGTGAACTCGGTGGTAGCAAAGTGGCTGCATTTCAAGAAACCAGCTTTCGCAGGGAGATCTGCCATAAGGGGCTTTGCAGACTTCAAGCGCAATCATGGATTTGAGAACAAGTTCATACAGTTCTTTGGGGAAGGTTTTCGATATGGTTTTCTTCCTTGTGATGATAGCAAGGTCTATTGGTTTTTCACCTGGACTCCCTCTAGCCAAG ATAAAGAGATAGAAGATAACCCAGCTAGGATGAAACAATTTGTGTTGGGCAAGCTTGAAAAAGTTCCTGATGAAATAAGGAATGTAATTGAAAACACTGAACTAGATGGTATGACATCATCGGCAATAAGGTACAGACATCCTTGGGAGCTTCTTTGGGGAAATGTCAGCAAAGGAAACGTCTGTGTAGCCGGCGATGCACTCCATCCCATGACCCCTGACATTGGCCAAGGTGGTTGTTCTGCCTTGGAAGACGGCGTCGTTTTGGCCAGGTGTCTTGGTCAGGCTTTACTAAAAAAACCAAGTGAGGATAAGAGAGAAGATAAAATGGAAAGAGAAGGAGATCATGATGAATATACGAGAATTGAATCAGGATTGAAGAAGTATGCCAAAGAGAGGAAATGGAGAAGCATTAACCTCATTACTACAGCTTATATTGTTGGTTACATTCagggtggtggtggaaaagCTATAAGCTTCTTAAGGGATAAAATACTAGCCAGATTCCTTGCTGGGTTTATGTTGAAGATGGCTGATTTTGATTGTGGAAAGCTTATTTAG
- the LOC122309991 gene encoding zinc finger BED domain-containing protein RICESLEEPER 1-like isoform X1 produces MSLDGKKGLRHDVPTRWNSTFFMLESAIFYRRAFCHLELTDSNFKHCLSTSEWEKVEKINTFLGAFYDSTCEFSGTKYPTANLYFPAVFMIYLTLKRHSENEDDYMRNMSCQMLAKFEKYWSEFNVLLAIVVILDPRYKLHFVDFSYTKLYGNGSLEFLNVRTKMTSLFMEYSSSSAPTSSTTTFERSSSRTESESSSGRWNRVNTQVFQEFDSFGSNEFAAHMQKSQLKLYLDEPSTYRNAKIDILSFWKGNEFRYPDLACMARDILSVPVSTVASESTFSVGGRIIDQFMSALKPDIVEALVCTRDWLYGEEAEVEGNIIIINLLNSILILLLMSFFCFIGTQEMNELTENIMELEKNTNEDTTLPSVPSVGS; encoded by the exons ATGTCTTTGGATGGTAAGAAGGGGTTGAGACATGATGTccctactagatggaattcaactttttttatgcTTGAGAGTGCTATTTTCTATCGTCGTGCCTTTTGTCATTTGGAATTAACTGATTCCAATTTTAAACACTGTCTATCAACATCTGAGTGGGAAAAAGTAGAGAAGATTAACACTTTTTTGGGAGCTTTTTATGATTCCACTTGTGAGTTTTCTGGAACCAAATACCCTACAGCCAATTTGTACTTTCCAGCAGTgtttatgatttatttgacaTTAAAACGACACTCTGAAAATGAAGATGACTACATGAGGAATATGTCTTGTCAAATGCTTGCgaagtttgagaaatattggtCTGAATTCAATGTGCTATTGGCAATAGTAGTTATATTGGATCCTCGATACAAGCTTCATTTTGTTGACTTTTCTTATACGAAACTTTATGGAAATGGTTCCTTGGAGTTTTTAAATGTTCGTACCAAAATGACATCTCTTTTTATGGAATATAGTTCTTCTAGTGCTCCCACAAGTTCTACCACGACTTTTGAAAGAAGTTCTAGTAGAACGGAAAGTGAATCTTCTTCTGGTAGATGGAATAGAGTCAATACACAAGTATTTCAg GAATTTGATTCATTTGGAAGTAATGAATTTGCTGCCCATATGCAAAAAAGTCAGTTGAAGCTGTATTTGGATGAACCTAGCACATATAGAAATGCGAAAATTgatattctttccttttggaaaggaaatgaatttcgTTATCCTGATCTTGCTTGTATGGCTCGTGATATTTTGAGTGTTCCAGTTTCCACAGTTGCATCTGAATCTACTTTTAGTGTTGGTGGGCGTATTATTGATCAGTTCATGAGTGCATTGAAACCAGATATTGTTGAAGCATTAGTCTGTACAAGAGATTGGTTATACGGCGAAGAAGCCGAAGTCGAGggtaacattattattattaatttattaaattctatcttaattcttttactaatgtcatttttttgtttcataGGAACACAAGAAATGAACGAGTTAACTGAAAATATAATGGAGTTGGAGAAAAATACCAATGAGGACACCACACTTCCTTCAGTCCCTTCTGTGggttcataa
- the LOC122311879 gene encoding monooxygenase 2-like, with amino-acid sequence MEVLEDIVIIGAGIAGLTTSLGLHKLGIRSLVLESSDGLRITGYALTLWSNAWKALDAVGIGDSLRCRHQLLDGNVTTSIVSGLKISDISFKVKGKHPGVNEVRRVKRNMLVEALAKELRSGTIRYSSKVVCIEESGFYKLVHLADGTTFKTKVLIGCDGVNSVVAKWLGLKKPSSTGRFAIRGCVDFESSHGFAPITMHFFGNGVRFGFVPCDDNSVYWFFTWIPSSQEKDQTEDNPAKMKQLVLSKLGKIPDEVRAVVENTELDSFVAYPLSYRQPWELLWGNISKGNACVAGDALHPMTPDIGQGGCAALEDGVVLARCLAEALLKEPGGETKEKDDHQREREEYEKIEMGLKKFAKERKWRSIELISTAYIVGFMEQSDGKVMTFLRDKIFAAILAGIMLKTGSFDCGKLTI; translated from the exons ATGGAAGTACTTGAAGACATAGTGATTATAGGAGCAGGAATAGCCGGCCTTACAACATCCTTGGGACTTCACAA GTTGGGAATCCGAAGCCTGGTATTGGAATcctcggatggattgaggatcaCAGGTTATGCCTTGACATTATGGAGCAATGCTTGGAAGGCCTTGGATGCTGTTGGCATTGGCGATTCCCTCCGTTGTCGACATCAACTCCTTGATGG GAATGTGACGACCTCTATAGTTTCGGGACTCAAAATTTCAGACATATCGTTTAAGGTTAAAGGAAAACA TCCTGGAGTCAATGAAGTTCGTCGTGTCAAGAGGAATATGTTGGTGGAAGCTCTTGCAAAGGAGCTTCGGAGTGGCACCATTAGGTACTCTTCCAAGGTGGTCTGTATAGAGGAATCAGGATTCTATAAGCTAGTGCATCTTGCTGATGGAACCACCTTTAAAACCAAG GTCTTGATTGGGTGCGATGGAGTCAACTCAGTGGTGGCAAAGTGGCTGGGCTTGAAGAAACCGTCTTCCACCGGGAGATTTGCCATCAGGGGGTGTGTAGATTTCGAGTCTAGTCATGGGTTTGCGCCCATAACCATGCATTTCTTTGGGAATGGTGTCCGGTTTGGTTTTGTTCCTTGTGACGATAACTCTGTCTATTGGTTTTTCACTTGGATTCCATCCAGCCAAG AGAAAGATCAGACAGAAGATAACCCAGCTAAAATGAAGCAGCTTGTATTAAGCAAGCTAGGAAAGATACCCGATGAAGTAAGGGCTGTCGTAGAAAACACTGAACTGGATAGTTTTGTCGCGTACCCACTAAGTTACAGACAGCCCTGGGAACTCCTTTGGGGAAATATAAGCAAAGGAAATGCCTGTGTAGCCGGAGATGCACTCCACCCCATGACTCCAGACATTGGCCAAGGAGGCTGTGCTGCTCTGGAAGACGGCGTTGTTTTAGCCAGGTGTCTTGCCGAGGCTCTATTGAAAGAACCAGGTGGggaaacaaaagagaaagatgatcatcaaagagagagagaggaatatgAGAAAATTGAAATGGGGTTGAAGAAGTTTGCCAAAGAGAGGAAATGGAGAAGCATTGAGCTCATTTCTACAGCCTACATTGTTGGTTTTATGGAGCAGAGCGATGGCAAAGTGATGACCTTCTTAAGGGATAAAATATTTGCTGCAATCCTGGCTGGGATAATGCTGAAGACGGGTAGTTTCGATTGTGGAAAGCTCACCATTTGA
- the LOC122309992 gene encoding monooxygenase 2-like isoform X3, translating into MGGVEDIVIVGAGIAGLTTSLGLHRLGIRSLVLESSDSLRTTGFAFTTWANAWKALDAVGLASSLRQHHQRILGNVTTSTISGLQTSKTSFEVKGKHAEHEVRCVQRKLLLEALAEELPSGTIRYSSKVVSLEESGSVMLVHLADGTILRTKNKLKICEWKVLIGCDGVNSVVAKWLHFKKPAFAGRSAIRGFADFKRNHGFENKFIQFFGEGFRYGFLPCDDSKVYWFFTWTPSSQDKEIEDNPARMKQFVLGKLEKVPDEIRNVIENTELDGMTSSAIRYRHPWELLWGNVSKGNVCVAGDALHPMTPDIGQGGCSALEDGVVLARCLGQALLKKPSEDKREDKMEREGDHDEYTRIESGLKKYAKERKWRSINLITTAYIVGYIQGGGGKAISFLRDKILARFLAGFMLKMADFDCGKLI; encoded by the exons atggggGGAGTGGAAGACATAGTGATTGTGGGAGCTGGAATTGCTGGTCTTACAACATCCTTGGGACTTCATAG GCTGGGCATTCGAAGCCTTGTATTGGAATCCTCGGATAGTTTGAGGACCACAGGATTTGCCTTTACAACATGGGCAAATGCTTGGAAGGCCCTAGATGCTGTTGGCCTTGCCTCCTCTCTTCGACAACATCATCAACGGATTCTTGG AAATGTGACTACCTCTACAATTTCAGGGCTTCAAACCTCGAAGACTTCATTTGAAGTCAAAGGAAAACA TGCAGAACACGAAGTTCGTTGTGTTCAAAGGAAGTTGTTGTTGGAAGCCCTTGCAGAGGAACTCCCAAGTGGGACGATAAGGTACTCTTCCAAGGTGGTTTCTCTAGAGGAATCAGGCTCCGTGATGCTTGTGCATCTTGCCGATGGGACCATTCTCAGAACTAAG AATAAACTTAAAATTTGTGAATGGAAGGTTTTAATCGGGTGTGATGGAGTGAACTCGGTGGTAGCAAAGTGGCTGCATTTCAAGAAACCAGCTTTCGCAGGGAGATCTGCCATAAGGGGCTTTGCAGACTTCAAGCGCAATCATGGATTTGAGAACAAGTTCATACAGTTCTTTGGGGAAGGTTTTCGATATGGTTTTCTTCCTTGTGATGATAGCAAGGTCTATTGGTTTTTCACCTGGACTCCCTCTAGCCAAG ATAAAGAGATAGAAGATAACCCAGCTAGGATGAAACAATTTGTGTTGGGCAAGCTTGAAAAAGTTCCTGATGAAATAAGGAATGTAATTGAAAACACTGAACTAGATGGTATGACATCATCGGCAATAAGGTACAGACATCCTTGGGAGCTTCTTTGGGGAAATGTCAGCAAAGGAAACGTCTGTGTAGCCGGCGATGCACTCCATCCCATGACCCCTGACATTGGCCAAGGTGGTTGTTCTGCCTTGGAAGACGGCGTCGTTTTGGCCAGGTGTCTTGGTCAGGCTTTACTAAAAAAACCAAGTGAGGATAAGAGAGAAGATAAAATGGAAAGAGAAGGAGATCATGATGAATATACGAGAATTGAATCAGGATTGAAGAAGTATGCCAAAGAGAGGAAATGGAGAAGCATTAACCTCATTACTACAGCTTATATTGTTGGTTACATTCagggtggtggtggaaaagCTATAAGCTTCTTAAGGGATAAAATACTAGCCAGATTCCTTGCTGGGTTTATGTTGAAGATGGCTGATTTTGATTGTGGAAAGCTTATTTAG
- the LOC122309991 gene encoding zinc finger BED domain-containing protein RICESLEEPER 1-like isoform X2: MSLDGKKGLRHDVPTRWNSTFFMLESAIFYRRAFCHLELTDSNFKHCLSTSEWEKVEKINTFLGAFYDSTCEFSGTKYPTANLYFPAVFMIYLTLKRHSENEDDYMRNMSCQMLAKFEKYWSEFNVLLAIVVILDPRYKLHFVDFSYTKLYGNGSLEFLNVRTKMTSLFMEYSSSSAPTSSTTTFERSSSRTESESSSGRWNRVNTQVFQEFDSFGSNEFAAHMQKSQLKLYLDEPSTYRNAKIDILSFWKGNEFRYPDLACMARDILSVPVSTVASESTFSVGGRIIDQFMSALKPDIVEALVCTRDWLYGEEAEVEGTQEMNELTENIMELEKNTNEDTTLPSVPSVGS; the protein is encoded by the exons ATGTCTTTGGATGGTAAGAAGGGGTTGAGACATGATGTccctactagatggaattcaactttttttatgcTTGAGAGTGCTATTTTCTATCGTCGTGCCTTTTGTCATTTGGAATTAACTGATTCCAATTTTAAACACTGTCTATCAACATCTGAGTGGGAAAAAGTAGAGAAGATTAACACTTTTTTGGGAGCTTTTTATGATTCCACTTGTGAGTTTTCTGGAACCAAATACCCTACAGCCAATTTGTACTTTCCAGCAGTgtttatgatttatttgacaTTAAAACGACACTCTGAAAATGAAGATGACTACATGAGGAATATGTCTTGTCAAATGCTTGCgaagtttgagaaatattggtCTGAATTCAATGTGCTATTGGCAATAGTAGTTATATTGGATCCTCGATACAAGCTTCATTTTGTTGACTTTTCTTATACGAAACTTTATGGAAATGGTTCCTTGGAGTTTTTAAATGTTCGTACCAAAATGACATCTCTTTTTATGGAATATAGTTCTTCTAGTGCTCCCACAAGTTCTACCACGACTTTTGAAAGAAGTTCTAGTAGAACGGAAAGTGAATCTTCTTCTGGTAGATGGAATAGAGTCAATACACAAGTATTTCAg GAATTTGATTCATTTGGAAGTAATGAATTTGCTGCCCATATGCAAAAAAGTCAGTTGAAGCTGTATTTGGATGAACCTAGCACATATAGAAATGCGAAAATTgatattctttccttttggaaaggaaatgaatttcgTTATCCTGATCTTGCTTGTATGGCTCGTGATATTTTGAGTGTTCCAGTTTCCACAGTTGCATCTGAATCTACTTTTAGTGTTGGTGGGCGTATTATTGATCAGTTCATGAGTGCATTGAAACCAGATATTGTTGAAGCATTAGTCTGTACAAGAGATTGGTTATACGGCGAAGAAGCCGAAGTCGAGg GAACACAAGAAATGAACGAGTTAACTGAAAATATAATGGAGTTGGAGAAAAATACCAATGAGGACACCACACTTCCTTCAGTCCCTTCTGTGggttcataa
- the LOC122309992 gene encoding monooxygenase 2-like isoform X4 gives MGGVEDIVIVGAGIAGLTTSLGLHRLGIRSLVLESSDSLRTTGFAFTTWANAWKALDAVGLASSLRQHHQRILGNVTTSTISGLQTSKTSFEVKGKHAEHEVRCVQRKLLLEALAEELPSGTIRYSSKVVSLEESGSVMLVHLADGTILRTKVLIGCDGVNSVVAKWLHFKKPAFAGRSAIRGFADFKRNHGFENKFIQFFGEGFRYGFLPCDDSKVYWFFTWTPSSQDKEIEDNPARMKQFVLGKLEKVPDEIRNVIENTELDGMTSSAIRYRHPWELLWGNVSKGNVCVAGDALHPMTPDIGQGGCSALEDGVVLARCLGQALLKKPSEDKREDKMEREGDHDEYTRIESGLKKYAKERKWRSINLITTAYIVGYIQGGGGKAISFLRDKILARFLAGFMLKMADFDCGKLI, from the exons atggggGGAGTGGAAGACATAGTGATTGTGGGAGCTGGAATTGCTGGTCTTACAACATCCTTGGGACTTCATAG GCTGGGCATTCGAAGCCTTGTATTGGAATCCTCGGATAGTTTGAGGACCACAGGATTTGCCTTTACAACATGGGCAAATGCTTGGAAGGCCCTAGATGCTGTTGGCCTTGCCTCCTCTCTTCGACAACATCATCAACGGATTCTTGG AAATGTGACTACCTCTACAATTTCAGGGCTTCAAACCTCGAAGACTTCATTTGAAGTCAAAGGAAAACA TGCAGAACACGAAGTTCGTTGTGTTCAAAGGAAGTTGTTGTTGGAAGCCCTTGCAGAGGAACTCCCAAGTGGGACGATAAGGTACTCTTCCAAGGTGGTTTCTCTAGAGGAATCAGGCTCCGTGATGCTTGTGCATCTTGCCGATGGGACCATTCTCAGAACTAAG GTTTTAATCGGGTGTGATGGAGTGAACTCGGTGGTAGCAAAGTGGCTGCATTTCAAGAAACCAGCTTTCGCAGGGAGATCTGCCATAAGGGGCTTTGCAGACTTCAAGCGCAATCATGGATTTGAGAACAAGTTCATACAGTTCTTTGGGGAAGGTTTTCGATATGGTTTTCTTCCTTGTGATGATAGCAAGGTCTATTGGTTTTTCACCTGGACTCCCTCTAGCCAAG ATAAAGAGATAGAAGATAACCCAGCTAGGATGAAACAATTTGTGTTGGGCAAGCTTGAAAAAGTTCCTGATGAAATAAGGAATGTAATTGAAAACACTGAACTAGATGGTATGACATCATCGGCAATAAGGTACAGACATCCTTGGGAGCTTCTTTGGGGAAATGTCAGCAAAGGAAACGTCTGTGTAGCCGGCGATGCACTCCATCCCATGACCCCTGACATTGGCCAAGGTGGTTGTTCTGCCTTGGAAGACGGCGTCGTTTTGGCCAGGTGTCTTGGTCAGGCTTTACTAAAAAAACCAAGTGAGGATAAGAGAGAAGATAAAATGGAAAGAGAAGGAGATCATGATGAATATACGAGAATTGAATCAGGATTGAAGAAGTATGCCAAAGAGAGGAAATGGAGAAGCATTAACCTCATTACTACAGCTTATATTGTTGGTTACATTCagggtggtggtggaaaagCTATAAGCTTCTTAAGGGATAAAATACTAGCCAGATTCCTTGCTGGGTTTATGTTGAAGATGGCTGATTTTGATTGTGGAAAGCTTATTTAG
- the LOC122309992 gene encoding monooxygenase 2-like isoform X2, giving the protein MGGVEDIVIVGAGIAGLTTSLGLHRLGIRSLVLESSDSLRTTGFAFTTWANAWKALDAVGLASSLRQHHQRILGNVTTSTISGLQTSKTSFEVKGKQLNAVHVVCSAEHEVRCVQRKLLLEALAEELPSGTIRYSSKVVSLEESGSVMLVHLADGTILRTKVLIGCDGVNSVVAKWLHFKKPAFAGRSAIRGFADFKRNHGFENKFIQFFGEGFRYGFLPCDDSKVYWFFTWTPSSQDKEIEDNPARMKQFVLGKLEKVPDEIRNVIENTELDGMTSSAIRYRHPWELLWGNVSKGNVCVAGDALHPMTPDIGQGGCSALEDGVVLARCLGQALLKKPSEDKREDKMEREGDHDEYTRIESGLKKYAKERKWRSINLITTAYIVGYIQGGGGKAISFLRDKILARFLAGFMLKMADFDCGKLI; this is encoded by the exons atggggGGAGTGGAAGACATAGTGATTGTGGGAGCTGGAATTGCTGGTCTTACAACATCCTTGGGACTTCATAG GCTGGGCATTCGAAGCCTTGTATTGGAATCCTCGGATAGTTTGAGGACCACAGGATTTGCCTTTACAACATGGGCAAATGCTTGGAAGGCCCTAGATGCTGTTGGCCTTGCCTCCTCTCTTCGACAACATCATCAACGGATTCTTGG AAATGTGACTACCTCTACAATTTCAGGGCTTCAAACCTCGAAGACTTCATTTGAAGTCAAAGGAAAACA GTTAAATGCTGTACATGTGGTTTGCAGTGCAGAACACGAAGTTCGTTGTGTTCAAAGGAAGTTGTTGTTGGAAGCCCTTGCAGAGGAACTCCCAAGTGGGACGATAAGGTACTCTTCCAAGGTGGTTTCTCTAGAGGAATCAGGCTCCGTGATGCTTGTGCATCTTGCCGATGGGACCATTCTCAGAACTAAG GTTTTAATCGGGTGTGATGGAGTGAACTCGGTGGTAGCAAAGTGGCTGCATTTCAAGAAACCAGCTTTCGCAGGGAGATCTGCCATAAGGGGCTTTGCAGACTTCAAGCGCAATCATGGATTTGAGAACAAGTTCATACAGTTCTTTGGGGAAGGTTTTCGATATGGTTTTCTTCCTTGTGATGATAGCAAGGTCTATTGGTTTTTCACCTGGACTCCCTCTAGCCAAG ATAAAGAGATAGAAGATAACCCAGCTAGGATGAAACAATTTGTGTTGGGCAAGCTTGAAAAAGTTCCTGATGAAATAAGGAATGTAATTGAAAACACTGAACTAGATGGTATGACATCATCGGCAATAAGGTACAGACATCCTTGGGAGCTTCTTTGGGGAAATGTCAGCAAAGGAAACGTCTGTGTAGCCGGCGATGCACTCCATCCCATGACCCCTGACATTGGCCAAGGTGGTTGTTCTGCCTTGGAAGACGGCGTCGTTTTGGCCAGGTGTCTTGGTCAGGCTTTACTAAAAAAACCAAGTGAGGATAAGAGAGAAGATAAAATGGAAAGAGAAGGAGATCATGATGAATATACGAGAATTGAATCAGGATTGAAGAAGTATGCCAAAGAGAGGAAATGGAGAAGCATTAACCTCATTACTACAGCTTATATTGTTGGTTACATTCagggtggtggtggaaaagCTATAAGCTTCTTAAGGGATAAAATACTAGCCAGATTCCTTGCTGGGTTTATGTTGAAGATGGCTGATTTTGATTGTGGAAAGCTTATTTAG